In Mangrovibacterium diazotrophicum, one genomic interval encodes:
- a CDS encoding FAD:protein FMN transferase, producing the protein MKSNIKILFFLFCVTLASCSKKVDYIHNEGQIFGTTYHITYLNPKGEDLHDGIKQTMDELNQSLSTYDPNSVISKVNSNQPVELDSFFTTVFKKAEKVSAITDGAFDITVAPMVNVWGFGFKNKENVTTELVDSLKQLVGYEKVKLVDGQIVKQHPGTMLDCSAIAKGYGVDVVAAYIRNQGCKNYMVEIGGEVDAFGVNPKGKPWSIGISKPDEDSFFKEQQLQAIVNLKDKALATSGNYRNFYVEGGKKYAHTIDPHTGYPVQHSLLSTTVLADSCMTADAFATAFMVLGLEKSIEIANAVPDIEVYFIYGDEEGNYKSYFSDGFKSLIQEDYTQK; encoded by the coding sequence ATGAAATCGAATATCAAAATCCTGTTTTTTCTGTTCTGCGTAACGCTGGCATCGTGTAGTAAGAAAGTAGATTATATACACAACGAAGGTCAGATTTTCGGAACAACTTATCACATAACCTATCTCAACCCGAAAGGCGAAGACCTGCACGACGGAATTAAACAAACCATGGATGAGCTGAATCAATCTTTATCAACCTACGATCCCAATTCTGTTATTTCCAAGGTAAACTCGAACCAGCCGGTTGAGCTCGACTCCTTTTTCACAACGGTATTTAAAAAGGCTGAAAAAGTCTCGGCGATTACCGACGGCGCTTTCGACATTACCGTGGCTCCCATGGTGAACGTTTGGGGCTTTGGATTCAAGAATAAAGAAAATGTGACAACCGAACTGGTTGATTCGCTGAAACAGCTGGTTGGTTACGAAAAAGTAAAGTTGGTGGATGGGCAGATCGTTAAACAGCATCCCGGCACCATGCTCGACTGCAGCGCCATTGCCAAAGGCTACGGAGTTGATGTGGTTGCCGCATACATTCGCAACCAGGGATGTAAAAACTATATGGTCGAAATTGGTGGTGAGGTAGACGCCTTCGGAGTCAATCCAAAAGGAAAACCTTGGAGCATCGGCATCAGCAAACCCGACGAAGACAGTTTCTTCAAAGAACAGCAACTGCAAGCCATCGTAAATTTAAAAGATAAGGCTTTGGCCACTTCCGGAAACTACCGCAACTTTTATGTTGAAGGTGGTAAAAAATATGCCCACACCATCGATCCGCACACCGGCTACCCGGTGCAGCACAGTCTACTTAGCACAACAGTACTGGCCGACAGTTGTATGACTGCTGACGCTTTTGCAACAGCCTTCATGGTTTTAGGATTGGAAAAATCGATTGAAATTGCGAATGCCGTTCCGGATATCGAAGTGTATTTTATTTACGGCGACGAGGAAGGAAACTACAAAAGTTATTTTTCGGATGGTTTCAAATCGTTGATTCAGGAAGACTACACCCAGAAATGA
- a CDS encoding sensor histidine kinase: MSYNFPRRFNDMVGKVVLGTFKDGTFEQRLTIIGCFTVALVTVFATLFNFMTGLYDMGLVTLGLCLLSSFCFLTARFGIFPRWLIHAIFVIAIVFYNMSWYFNFGSSGPTLSIIIGIYIFFILIWKRENCFLLIALCATNLLVLFVLEYYFPTLTGHYVDVKTRTIDVYSGNVFALVLTFIMTISIKKNYEHQYDRAKKSDQLKTAFLANLSHEVRTPLNVISGFTSMIPEMNYSDEDLGKIHKVIDMNGRQLLYLIEDMIDLSKLEIGQLEINTREYDLRRIFRELEKEFSYIVAIEQKEDIAIQYKLELSDFIINVDASRISQVLRCLISNACRFSDSGTILFGCYEEKHQYVFYVKDSGLGIKPEHEDKIFDPFVKFQSRDNTIERGVGVGLSLAKKLVERMEGDMWFHSQYMKGSEFYFSIPK; this comes from the coding sequence ATGAGTTACAATTTTCCTCGTCGATTTAACGATATGGTAGGGAAGGTTGTTTTAGGAACATTTAAGGACGGGACTTTCGAACAGCGGTTGACGATAATCGGTTGTTTCACTGTAGCATTAGTAACTGTATTTGCAACACTTTTCAATTTTATGACTGGCCTCTATGATATGGGGCTTGTGACGTTGGGATTGTGTTTGTTGTCCTCGTTTTGTTTCCTGACAGCCCGGTTTGGAATTTTTCCAAGATGGTTAATTCACGCCATTTTTGTAATAGCGATTGTCTTTTACAACATGTCGTGGTATTTTAATTTTGGAAGTAGCGGTCCGACCTTAAGTATCATTATCGGTATTTATATCTTCTTCATTCTAATTTGGAAGAGAGAGAACTGCTTCCTGCTGATCGCTTTGTGTGCCACAAATTTGCTGGTATTGTTTGTCCTCGAATACTATTTCCCGACATTGACCGGCCATTACGTGGATGTGAAAACACGGACTATTGATGTGTATTCAGGTAACGTTTTTGCGTTGGTGCTCACGTTTATCATGACTATTTCAATTAAGAAAAATTACGAGCATCAATACGATCGGGCAAAGAAATCGGACCAGTTGAAAACCGCTTTTTTAGCAAACCTCTCGCATGAAGTGCGTACTCCGCTGAATGTGATTTCAGGCTTTACCTCCATGATTCCGGAGATGAACTACAGCGACGAGGATCTCGGCAAAATTCACAAGGTAATTGACATGAACGGGCGACAGCTGTTGTACCTGATTGAAGACATGATTGATTTGTCGAAACTGGAAATCGGTCAACTGGAGATTAATACAAGAGAATATGATTTGAGACGTATTTTCAGGGAGCTGGAGAAAGAATTCAGCTACATTGTGGCCATTGAGCAAAAAGAAGATATTGCCATTCAATATAAGCTCGAGTTGAGTGACTTTATCATCAATGTCGACGCATCTCGGATTTCCCAGGTACTTCGATGCCTGATCAGCAATGCATGTCGGTTTTCCGATTCAGGAACGATTTTGTTTGGTTGCTACGAAGAGAAGCACCAATATGTATTTTACGTGAAAGACAGTGGGCTTGGGATTAAACCCGAGCATGAAGATAAAATTTTTGATCCTTTTGTAAAATTCCAAAGCCGGGACAACACCATCGAACGTGGAGTCGGCGTTGGCTTGTCTTTGGCAAAGAAGCTGGTGGAGCGCATGGAGGGAGACATGTGGTTTCATTCTCAGTATATGAAGGGATCGGAGTTCTATTTTTCTATTCCGAAGTAA
- a CDS encoding acylphosphatase: MSSRKRYHLVVIGRVQGVGFRYYVRQKANELNLGGWVRNKMDGSVEIEVEGHEDTVQIFIDHVKLGNGYSRVDRIFNSELPGLEAYQSFFVKY; encoded by the coding sequence TTGAGCAGCCGTAAACGATATCATCTCGTTGTCATTGGGCGCGTACAAGGTGTCGGGTTCCGCTACTATGTGCGTCAAAAAGCCAACGAGCTCAACCTGGGTGGATGGGTGCGAAACAAAATGGATGGCAGTGTTGAAATTGAAGTTGAAGGACACGAGGACACCGTCCAAATTTTCATCGATCATGTAAAACTCGGCAATGGCTACAGCCGTGTCGATCGTATTTTTAATTCCGAGCTTCCCGGCCTGGAAGCCTACCAGTCCTTTTTTGTGAAGTACTGA
- a CDS encoding pyridoxal-dependent decarboxylase has protein sequence MNYHMSPEQFREEGKKLIDWIADYYEQVEKYPVLSQVQPGNITKQLPNNAPEKGEEFSTVMKDVEQIIMPGITHWQSPNFFAYFQSNNSFPSILGDLLSSGLGVQGMLWATSPACTELETRVMDWLVDLKGLPKHFKSTENGGGVIQDTASSAVLAALLAARERKTNFACNQTGDNSGLVAYISTQTHSSVEKGVKVMGLGTDRLRRIEVDRHFAMRPDLLEKQIQQDLEAGLKPFFVCATIGTTSSNAVDPIEAIGRVCRQHSIWLHVDAAMSGTAALLPDYRQYFEGLELADSYAFNPHKWMFTNFDCDCFWVADKAVLIKTLSILPEYLKNEATEKGAVIDYRDWHVQLGRRFRSLKLWFVLRHYGAEGLRYHINQHIELTQLFTEWVKDSDDFELLSEPPFNLVLFRHTKGNEFNKYLMDCLNKDGKIYLTHTVLNGTFWLRMSIGQTQTEERHVQEAWRLIKEKAETL, from the coding sequence ATGAACTACCACATGAGCCCCGAACAATTTCGGGAAGAAGGAAAAAAACTGATCGACTGGATTGCCGATTATTACGAACAAGTTGAAAAGTACCCGGTGTTATCGCAAGTTCAACCGGGAAATATTACCAAACAGTTGCCGAATAATGCACCTGAAAAAGGTGAAGAATTTTCGACCGTAATGAAAGACGTCGAGCAAATTATCATGCCGGGTATCACGCACTGGCAGTCGCCCAACTTTTTTGCTTATTTCCAATCCAACAATTCGTTTCCTTCTATTTTGGGAGATCTGCTTTCGTCGGGGCTAGGCGTGCAGGGTATGCTGTGGGCAACAAGCCCGGCCTGCACCGAGCTGGAAACCCGGGTAATGGATTGGTTGGTCGATTTGAAGGGACTTCCGAAACATTTTAAAAGCACCGAAAACGGGGGCGGCGTCATTCAGGACACGGCTTCGAGCGCGGTACTGGCTGCTCTGCTGGCTGCACGCGAACGGAAAACGAACTTTGCCTGCAACCAAACAGGCGACAACTCAGGCCTTGTCGCGTACATTTCAACACAAACGCACTCGTCGGTAGAAAAGGGGGTGAAAGTGATGGGCTTGGGAACCGATCGTCTGCGCCGTATCGAAGTAGACAGACATTTCGCCATGCGTCCAGACTTGTTGGAAAAGCAAATCCAACAGGACCTTGAAGCCGGCTTGAAACCATTTTTCGTCTGCGCCACGATCGGAACGACTTCATCAAATGCGGTGGATCCGATTGAAGCAATTGGACGCGTTTGTCGGCAGCACAGCATTTGGCTACATGTTGACGCCGCCATGTCGGGAACAGCAGCACTTCTACCCGACTACCGGCAATATTTTGAAGGTCTGGAACTGGCCGACAGCTACGCCTTCAACCCGCACAAATGGATGTTTACCAATTTCGACTGCGACTGTTTTTGGGTAGCCGACAAGGCAGTGCTGATCAAAACACTCAGCATTCTTCCGGAATACCTGAAAAATGAAGCAACCGAAAAAGGGGCCGTTATTGACTACCGCGACTGGCACGTGCAGCTCGGACGTCGTTTTCGCTCGCTGAAACTTTGGTTCGTGTTGCGACACTACGGCGCCGAAGGATTGCGTTATCACATCAATCAACATATTGAGCTCACGCAATTGTTTACCGAATGGGTGAAAGACTCTGATGATTTCGAATTACTGTCTGAACCGCCTTTTAACCTGGTTCTGTTTCGACATACCAAAGGCAACGAGTTCAATAAATACTTGATGGACTGCCTCAACAAAGACGGAAAAATTTACCTGACGCACACTGTTCTGAACGGCACTTTCTGGTTGCGCATGAGCATTGGGCAGACGCAAACGGAAGAGCGCCACGTGCAGGAAGCATGGCGACTAATCAAGGAAAAAGCGGAAACGCTATAA
- a CDS encoding SDR family oxidoreductase, which yields MKIGITGATGQLGQLVVEQLKKRVSSEEIVALVRTPEKAAGLGVEAREFDYMKPESLVKSLSGIDKLLLISGNEVGKREEQHKNVIAAAKEAGVKWIVYTSLLHADKSSLSLAGEHVATEEALKASGIAFTILRNGWYTENYTGSIAGALAGGAFIGSAGDGKISSAARADFAEAAAVVVSGEGHEGKVYELAGDESYTLKDLAAEISSQAGKDIPYNNLPEETYAEILKSFGLPDFLAAAIASWDTGASKNDLFDGEKQLSKLIGRPTTPLADVVAKAL from the coding sequence ATGAAAATTGGAATTACAGGAGCGACAGGTCAATTGGGCCAGCTAGTCGTTGAACAGTTGAAAAAAAGAGTGAGCAGTGAAGAGATTGTAGCCTTGGTGCGGACGCCGGAAAAAGCAGCCGGTCTTGGAGTTGAAGCGCGCGAGTTTGATTACATGAAACCGGAGAGCTTGGTGAAATCGCTTAGCGGAATTGATAAGCTGCTGTTGATTTCTGGTAATGAAGTAGGTAAACGCGAGGAGCAACACAAGAATGTGATTGCTGCAGCGAAAGAGGCAGGTGTGAAATGGATTGTTTATACCAGTTTATTGCATGCCGACAAATCGTCGCTGAGCCTGGCGGGTGAACACGTTGCAACAGAGGAAGCGTTGAAAGCGTCGGGTATTGCCTTCACCATTTTGCGTAATGGATGGTATACCGAGAACTATACCGGTTCTATTGCTGGCGCATTGGCCGGAGGTGCATTCATTGGCAGCGCGGGTGACGGTAAAATTTCATCGGCTGCCCGTGCCGATTTTGCAGAAGCGGCTGCTGTGGTTGTTTCGGGCGAAGGGCACGAAGGAAAAGTGTACGAACTGGCAGGCGACGAAAGCTATACGCTAAAGGATTTGGCTGCCGAAATTTCCAGCCAAGCGGGAAAAGATATTCCTTACAATAATTTACCTGAAGAAACTTACGCGGAGATCCTGAAAAGTTTTGGGCTACCTGACTTCCTGGCTGCAGCGATTGCCAGTTGGGACACAGGTGCATCGAAAAACGATTTGTTCGACGGTGAAAAACAATTGTCGAAATTGATTGGCCGGCCAACCACGCCTTTAGCCGATGTTGTGGCCAAAGCACTGTAA